A single region of the Drosophila takahashii strain IR98-3 E-12201 chromosome 2R, DtakHiC1v2, whole genome shotgun sequence genome encodes:
- the Parp16 gene encoding protein mono-ADP-ribosyltransferase Parp16, giving the protein MTLLSGASGAVGYHSQMRAKRISWRRLVALLPQSIEVPLKSETPNLGALHQVQRRLQEDFLGCEALWTIFVAAAWSYRYRTRLRPLPSHWDTIDLLCDTLSDAPRLEVLREQLLHCDYQACSPNVVRLLTDILVDQANRVSLSSLRPCEFEQLYAHLGMPARRPPTQIFEVRTKSEAYARLRQENRSSVRLGFYGCKLEKLYALLNANSLTHGRCLELTSDVNEALARSKPQAGLGGSRCGSILRCVAVVEFVFQGNETSGDKRHVIIRDADTMQVSYLLLYGQSCHEHAAERQKQLVMQPAKKLLNWLEGHQDEAISLGVGLLIASTMAHFGCTFFRLFARTGLHVLKRGLL; this is encoded by the coding sequence ATGACTCTGCTTTCGGGAGCCTCAGGAGCGGTGGGATATCATAGTCAGATGCGAGCGAAGCGGATCAGTTGGCGGCGATTGGTGGCACTACTGCCGCAGTCCATAGAGGTACCATTAAAATCGGAGACCCCGAATTTGGGGGCCCTCCACCAGGTGCAGCGACGTCTTCAGGAGGATTTTCTGGGCTGCGAGGCTCTGTGGACCATTTTCGTGGCCGCCGCCTGGAGTTATCGCTACAGAACGAGGCTGAGACCCCTGCCCAGCCACTGGGATACCATAGACCTACTCTGCGATACCCTTAGTGATGCCCCCAGACTGGAGGTCCTGCGGGAGCAGCTCTTGCACTGCGATTACCAGGCCTGCTCCCCCAATGTGGTTCGTTTGCTGACGGACATTTTGGTGGATCAGGCCAATCGCGTGTCCCTGAGCTCCCTGCGACCCTGTGAATTCGAGCAGCTGTATGCCCACCTGGGTATGCCCGCCCGTCGTCCACCCACCCAGATCTTCGAGGTGCGAACGAAGTCGGAGGCCTACGCCCGTTTGAGGCAGGAAAATAGATCATCCGTTCGCCTGGGTTTCTATGGCTGCAAGTTGGAGAAGCTGTACGCCCTGCTCAACGCCAATTCCCTGACCCATGGAAGGTGTCTGGAGCTGACCAGCGATGTGAACGAAGCTCTGGCCAGAAGTAAACCCCAAGCTGGATTAGGTGGGTCTCGGTGCGGATCGATACTCCGCTGCGTGGCTGTGGTGGAGTTCGTTTTCCAGGGCAACGAAACCAGCGGCGATAAGAGGCATGTGATCATCAGGGATGCGGACACCATGCAGGTATCCTATCTGCTTCTCTATGGCCAGAGTTGCCATGAACATGCCGCAGAGAGGCAGAAGCAGCTGGTTATGCAACCGGCGAAGAAACTGCTCAATTGGCTGGAAGGACATCAGGATGAAGCCATTTCCTTGGGAGTTGGCCTGCTGATCGCTTCCACGATGGCCCATTTCGGCTGCACTTTCTTTCGCCTTTTTGCCCGAACTGGCTTGCACGTCCTCAAGCGAGGACTGCTGTGA